The DNA sequence TAGTGCATTTGCTGGGAAAACAATTGTGTTGACAGGGAAATTAGAGAAGCTGTCTCGTAATGAAGCTGCCGAACAAATAGAAGCGTTAGGCGGAAAAGTAACAGGCAGTGTGAGTAAAAATACTGACATTGTGATTGCTGGAGTGGACGCAGGATCTAAGCTTGCCAAGGCGAAAAAATTAGAAATCACCGTGTGGGATGAAGACCAACTGATAGAGGAATTAGGCAAAAGGGGATAACAGGAAGCCACTGAAAAAGTACAAAACAACTTTTTAGTGTTCTTGATTTTAAGAGGGCACTGTAAAAAGCTAAAAACATAACTTTTTCAGTGCCCTTGATAAAAGCCTATGTATAGAAAAGAGATAAATCGATAGGAAGGGGAGTGACCGAAATGACGAAACGACTAGGCCTATTCTTGTTTGCTACGGTCTTTGTACTTGCAAGCTGTAACCCAATAGTGCAACCTGAAGAGGAGATATCCGAAGAAGAGGTTATGGAAGAAAATCAGGAAGTGAAGGTAAGTCCTGAAGTATATACTCCTGAAAACTATTATCGAAGTGTATTATACGATGGGAAATATACACACGGACATGCTCGTGGCTTTAGTGATGCAGTTGTTCATAATCGTTTGGATTTAGAACAATTAGAAATAGGGTTAACTAGAATTGCTCAAGAGCATTTTGATCCGGATAGCTACTATTTCCGCGAAGGTCAATATATTCGTCGAGATGAATTGAATAGTTGGCTGATTCGCACTGATGATAACAACCCAAACGGTCTTAATCCCCCGTTAGGTGAAGGCCAAACGATGAAAGAACGTGAAGAAGACCAACCGCGTTACCTTTCACATATTTTAGAACACAATTATCTAGTCGAAGGCTCAAATGGACAACTTGAATTAGCGGGTGTTGTGATTGGGCTATCAATGAACAGTGTCTATCATTTTAGAGTCATTGATGAAGATGGTGGTTATTGGTTTTATGAGACGGAAATAGATGAACAAAAAATGGAGAAAGAAGCGCAACGAATGGCGGATGAAGTCG is a window from the Bacillus alkalicellulosilyticus genome containing:
- a CDS encoding CamS family sex pheromone protein, producing MTKRLGLFLFATVFVLASCNPIVQPEEEISEEEVMEENQEVKVSPEVYTPENYYRSVLYDGKYTHGHARGFSDAVVHNRLDLEQLEIGLTRIAQEHFDPDSYYFREGQYIRRDELNSWLIRTDDNNPNGLNPPLGEGQTMKEREEDQPRYLSHILEHNYLVEGSNGQLELAGVVIGLSMNSVYHFRVIDEDGGYWFYETEIDEQKMEKEAQRMADEVVTRLRAQNRAEGVLNDIPIVVALFREEQRESVIPGSFFSKGIAEPGKSVGDWQAINESYYLFPSSSATNDQRNDAERFARLNEEVNGFFDNFIGVVGKGYYKNQKLSELTIEIPIRFYGKTEVVALTQYVADKVQQIFPEDLKIQVYITSISGQESLIVRDPNEAPFIHIYR